In Pseudoliparis swirei isolate HS2019 ecotype Mariana Trench chromosome 11, NWPU_hadal_v1, whole genome shotgun sequence, a genomic segment contains:
- the cdca4 gene encoding cell division cycle-associated protein 4 isoform X2 — protein sequence MSSCFSFDVHVFMCTGVHVFMSSCVHVFMCTSVHVYKCSCVHVLRCSCVQMFMCTGVYLDMCSGVPAVGHVDVIMGCPVHRFSARKVSSEPRCLLIGGDAAGLCCSLDNEKLAVRWSQHCVLVVDGGYCTVMCRCFFLLSPGLASHLKWQEGEHQLLVARTQVREALQPDPPRCFCLCLSTGKRHNMFPKGTKRKFSDSADEPAVSGVEAAAVVPAAAAAPSAAVRALTSAYSLQRQSLLDMSLIKLQLCHMLVEPNLCRSVLIANTVRQIQEEMTQDGTWQIMTQALAAAQCPTDRLVATEVLCRQTDAAAGGQSPKPFGVAGLEEGYHAEEVVMEGDVEAEVTMAALAPASPQMSSASYLAGTFGMGPCWEEEEDDDGECEEDEEEDSEECVSEGEEAEQDHLSAESRTGEQVFGTFEIKHPAPPPDPALEELFSDVDPSYYDLDTVLTGMQSAPKMGPYDLLESLSSHGGPTALSSGSSCRSDLNELDHIMEIIVGS from the exons atgtcatcttgttTCTCGTttgatgttcatgtgttcatgtgtacaggtgtacatgtgttcatgtcttcatgtgtacatgtattcatgtgtactAGTGTTCATGTGTACAAGTGTTCATGTGTACATGTGCTCAGGTGTTCATGTGTGCAGATGTTCATGTGTACAGGTGTATACTTGGACATGTGTTCAGGTGTTCCGGCTGTCGGCCATGTTgatgttattatgggatgtcctGTGCACAGGTTCTCGGCCCGAAAGGTCTCCAGTGAACCCCGGTGTCTCCTCATTGGAG GAGACGCAGCCGGACTCTGTTGTAGTCTGGATAATGAAAAGCTGGCAGTCCGTTGGAGCCAGCACTGTGTCCTAGTGGTTGATGGAGGGTACTGTACTGTGATGTGCCGATgctttttcctcctctcaccC GGTCTTGCCTCACACCTGAAATGGCAGGAAGGTGAACACCAGCTGCTTGTCGCTCGTACACAAGTACGTGAAGCGCTGCAGCCGGACCCACCTCGTTGCTTTTGCCTGTGCCTCTCAACAGGAAAG agacacaacatgttcCCGAAGGGCACCAAGCGCAAGTTCTCCGACTCCGCAGACGAGCCGGCAGTCTCCGGCGTagaggcggcggcggtggtgcCGGCGGCTGCGGCGGCCCCGTCCGCGGCGGTGCGGGCGCTGACATCCGCCTACAGCCTGCAGCGCCAGTCGCTGCTGGACATGTCGCTCATCAAGCTGCAGCTGTGCCACATGCTGGTGGAGCCCAACCTGTGCCGCTCGGTGCTCATCGCTAACACGGTGCGGCAGATCCAGGAGGAGATGACCCAGGACGGCACCTGGCAGATCATGACCCAGGCCCTGGCCGCCGCCCAGTGCCCCACGGACCGCCTGGTGGCCACCGAGGTGCTGTGCAGGCAGACGGATGCGGCGGCGGGCGGCCAGAGCCCCAAGCCCTTCGGTGTGGCCGGCCTGGAGGAGGGCTACCACGcggaggaggtggtgatggagggCGACGTGGAGGCCGAGGTCACCATGGCCGCCCTGGCGCCCGCCTCCCCCCAGATGTCCTCCGCCTCCTACCTGGCGGGGACCTTCGGCATGGGGCcctgctgggaggaggaggaggacgacgacggcGAGTgcgaggaggacgaagaggaggacagCGAGGAGTGTGTGTCGGAGGGCGAGGAGGCCGAGCAGGACCACCTGAGCGCAGAGTCCAGGACAGGGGAGCAGGTTTTTGGGACTTTTGAGATCAAGCACCCAGCGCCGCCCCCCGACCCGGCGCTGGAGGAGCTGTTCTCGGACGTGGACCCGTCCTACTACGACCTGGACACGGTGCTGACGGGCATGCAGAGCGCCCCCAAGATGGGCCCCTACGACCTCCTGGAGAGCCTCTCCTCCCACGGGGGGCCCACGGCCCTCAGCTCCGGCTCGAGCTGCAGGTCAGACCTGAACGAGCTGGACCACATCATGGAGATCATTGTGGgttcctga
- the cdca4 gene encoding cell division cycle-associated protein 4 isoform X3 — protein sequence MFPKGTKRKFSDSADEPAVSGVEAAAVVPAAAAAPSAAVRALTSAYSLQRQSLLDMSLIKLQLCHMLVEPNLCRSVLIANTVRQIQEEMTQDGTWQIMTQALAAAQCPTDRLVATEVLCRQTDAAAGGQSPKPFGVAGLEEGYHAEEVVMEGDVEAEVTMAALAPASPQMSSASYLAGTFGMGPCWEEEEDDDGECEEDEEEDSEECVSEGEEAEQDHLSAESRTGEQVFGTFEIKHPAPPPDPALEELFSDVDPSYYDLDTVLTGMQSAPKMGPYDLLESLSSHGGPTALSSGSSCRSDLNELDHIMEIIVGS from the coding sequence atgttcCCGAAGGGCACCAAGCGCAAGTTCTCCGACTCCGCAGACGAGCCGGCAGTCTCCGGCGTagaggcggcggcggtggtgcCGGCGGCTGCGGCGGCCCCGTCCGCGGCGGTGCGGGCGCTGACATCCGCCTACAGCCTGCAGCGCCAGTCGCTGCTGGACATGTCGCTCATCAAGCTGCAGCTGTGCCACATGCTGGTGGAGCCCAACCTGTGCCGCTCGGTGCTCATCGCTAACACGGTGCGGCAGATCCAGGAGGAGATGACCCAGGACGGCACCTGGCAGATCATGACCCAGGCCCTGGCCGCCGCCCAGTGCCCCACGGACCGCCTGGTGGCCACCGAGGTGCTGTGCAGGCAGACGGATGCGGCGGCGGGCGGCCAGAGCCCCAAGCCCTTCGGTGTGGCCGGCCTGGAGGAGGGCTACCACGcggaggaggtggtgatggagggCGACGTGGAGGCCGAGGTCACCATGGCCGCCCTGGCGCCCGCCTCCCCCCAGATGTCCTCCGCCTCCTACCTGGCGGGGACCTTCGGCATGGGGCcctgctgggaggaggaggaggacgacgacggcGAGTgcgaggaggacgaagaggaggacagCGAGGAGTGTGTGTCGGAGGGCGAGGAGGCCGAGCAGGACCACCTGAGCGCAGAGTCCAGGACAGGGGAGCAGGTTTTTGGGACTTTTGAGATCAAGCACCCAGCGCCGCCCCCCGACCCGGCGCTGGAGGAGCTGTTCTCGGACGTGGACCCGTCCTACTACGACCTGGACACGGTGCTGACGGGCATGCAGAGCGCCCCCAAGATGGGCCCCTACGACCTCCTGGAGAGCCTCTCCTCCCACGGGGGGCCCACGGCCCTCAGCTCCGGCTCGAGCTGCAGGTCAGACCTGAACGAGCTGGACCACATCATGGAGATCATTGTGGgttcctga
- the cdca4 gene encoding cell division cycle-associated protein 4 isoform X1 encodes MCRCFFLLSPGLASHLKWQEGEHQLLVARTQVREALQPDPPRCFCLCLSTGKRHNMFPKGTKRKFSDSADEPAVSGVEAAAVVPAAAAAPSAAVRALTSAYSLQRQSLLDMSLIKLQLCHMLVEPNLCRSVLIANTVRQIQEEMTQDGTWQIMTQALAAAQCPTDRLVATEVLCRQTDAAAGGQSPKPFGVAGLEEGYHAEEVVMEGDVEAEVTMAALAPASPQMSSASYLAGTFGMGPCWEEEEDDDGECEEDEEEDSEECVSEGEEAEQDHLSAESRTGEQVFGTFEIKHPAPPPDPALEELFSDVDPSYYDLDTVLTGMQSAPKMGPYDLLESLSSHGGPTALSSGSSCRSDLNELDHIMEIIVGS; translated from the exons ATGTGCCGATgctttttcctcctctcaccC GGTCTTGCCTCACACCTGAAATGGCAGGAAGGTGAACACCAGCTGCTTGTCGCTCGTACACAAGTACGTGAAGCGCTGCAGCCGGACCCACCTCGTTGCTTTTGCCTGTGCCTCTCAACAGGAAAG agacacaacatgttcCCGAAGGGCACCAAGCGCAAGTTCTCCGACTCCGCAGACGAGCCGGCAGTCTCCGGCGTagaggcggcggcggtggtgcCGGCGGCTGCGGCGGCCCCGTCCGCGGCGGTGCGGGCGCTGACATCCGCCTACAGCCTGCAGCGCCAGTCGCTGCTGGACATGTCGCTCATCAAGCTGCAGCTGTGCCACATGCTGGTGGAGCCCAACCTGTGCCGCTCGGTGCTCATCGCTAACACGGTGCGGCAGATCCAGGAGGAGATGACCCAGGACGGCACCTGGCAGATCATGACCCAGGCCCTGGCCGCCGCCCAGTGCCCCACGGACCGCCTGGTGGCCACCGAGGTGCTGTGCAGGCAGACGGATGCGGCGGCGGGCGGCCAGAGCCCCAAGCCCTTCGGTGTGGCCGGCCTGGAGGAGGGCTACCACGcggaggaggtggtgatggagggCGACGTGGAGGCCGAGGTCACCATGGCCGCCCTGGCGCCCGCCTCCCCCCAGATGTCCTCCGCCTCCTACCTGGCGGGGACCTTCGGCATGGGGCcctgctgggaggaggaggaggacgacgacggcGAGTgcgaggaggacgaagaggaggacagCGAGGAGTGTGTGTCGGAGGGCGAGGAGGCCGAGCAGGACCACCTGAGCGCAGAGTCCAGGACAGGGGAGCAGGTTTTTGGGACTTTTGAGATCAAGCACCCAGCGCCGCCCCCCGACCCGGCGCTGGAGGAGCTGTTCTCGGACGTGGACCCGTCCTACTACGACCTGGACACGGTGCTGACGGGCATGCAGAGCGCCCCCAAGATGGGCCCCTACGACCTCCTGGAGAGCCTCTCCTCCCACGGGGGGCCCACGGCCCTCAGCTCCGGCTCGAGCTGCAGGTCAGACCTGAACGAGCTGGACCACATCATGGAGATCATTGTGGgttcctga